Sequence from the Cucumis sativus cultivar 9930 chromosome 1, Cucumber_9930_V3, whole genome shotgun sequence genome:
ATTTTTagcttctctctctctctctatatatatatatatattcttctgGAGTTGTATTTGATGTTGAGTTATAATTCAACAAAATTCGAGGTGTATACCTGATAAATTATCTCAATGGATAATGATCGAATGGTTAGAATTGTAAGATAAAGCTTGATAATTTGAATTCACATTTGTCTTCTTAAGTTCTTGTTGCTCTATGATTCTTATCAGTTCTGCTGGAGCCTCATCACCTGCTGTTCCAACAAACATTGGAAGTGTTGATGGGTCAATTCGTGGGCTTGGTTCAAAAGCTGCGTCTTTATCTTATGTTGGTTCACAACCACCTCAGCCTTCCTTGAGCACTGGTGTTGGTGGTTCTGCTTTTGGCATGTCGAGATACTCTTGTAGACCATGGGAAAGGGGAGATTTGTTAAGGCGTTTGGCTACCTTTAAGCCTGGAAATTGGTTTGGAAAACCTAAGGTTATAatgtttatgattatttataaatCCTGCAGTGCATGTGTGAAAATTTGCATGTATTTTAATAACTACTGTACGTATTGGTCCCTTTGTACATAACtcagttttataattttcaactCGTAATTTTAACTTGGGTTCAATATAGAAATTCTGTCCTAGAACTAGCTTGGTTAGAGGATCAAACTTTTTGTTACTTCTCGCTTAAACAGGAAACTGTTTGTTCTCTTGGTTTTTGGTACCGTTTACGTAAAATCTGAACTTCAAaggaaaataagttatttattcatttttcacaGAAAACAGACCATCGAcgtgtttttattatttatttggtgcGTGTCTTTGTCTCTTATTAAATTAGTGTCCTTTTGACCCACATTGTTCATTCACatctatatttttgtttgttgtgttGTCTAAAGAGAGGAGACTAAGATACCTCCAGTTTTCTGTAATTTGGCAGGAATATTGAGCAGATTTTAGTATTTCTTTGCTGCCTTATTCTTGGAAGTATTgacaattaatataattcttttcatGTATTAGTCCAATCCTGGTCACTTCTTTCACTTGTTACTTCATACGTAGTCGATCTCTTAATCTcgaactcaaatttaaattaaggaAACATCTATGGCTGTAGTTGGTTTATAGGTGAAAGTGGAACTAATGTAAAGCAATGTTATAGGTtgtcaattttgtaaaaaataagaatagttttttttaaattgattaaaactTTGGGAATCATAAGGCTTTCACATCTCATTTCATTTTCGTACAACTCTATTTTTATCTCTTAACCACTCAAAGTAATAATGAAATAGATTGTAGTGgtaatgaattttgaaacttaggaatattattctttcttgATATTTTGCAGGTAGTCAATTCACTTGCATGTGCACAGAGAGGTTGGATGAATGTTGATGTTGATAAAATCGAATGTGAATCTTGTGGTGCCAGTTTGAGCTTTGAATTGCTACAGTCGTGGACTTCTGCAGAAGGTAAGATTCATTAATGGAGAGCcattattgaaatatatagtGTTATCATATCTATAGGTGCCCACCCACCCACACACGCacacaaacacaaaagaaaaaagtatttcaAATGCCTGGATGAACCTGTAGACATATACTGAGGTTAATTGATAGTTGATAGTTCACTAATTAACTTGTGAATTCTGACTGCTGATAACAATGACCCTTGGTTCTCTTCCTTTTTGGGTGTTAATAAAGTTCAACTTGCCGAGTTTACAAAGCAGCTGGATTCTGGGCACAAAGTTTCTTGTCCTTGGAGAGGAAATAGCTGCCCTGAAAGTTTGGTGCAGTTCCCTCCAACACCTCAGTCTGCTTTAGTTGGAGGATTTAAGGATCGATGTGATGGGCTTCTGCAGTTTCAATCTTTGCCTTCTATTGCTGCTTCTGCAATTGAACAAATGCGTATTTTTCGGGGTGCACAGCTTGATCGTCTATTGGCACAATCCCCAAATTTCACCATGGGCGAAATAAATGTAAAGCCAGAGGGTACACGTGAGCTTCTTGACAGCTCTCAAGATGGAGCATTCTATTTGTATTCTCAAGTAGGCctctttatttataattaatttttggtcAATATTCTAAATCCTATTTATTCTTCAGCTGATAATTTATCATTtgtaattatgtttatttttttcattttccaggCACAGAAAATTATTAGCCTTTGTGGATGGGAACCGAGGTGGCATTTGGATGTTCAAGACTGTGAAGAGCATTCTGCACAATCAGCTCGAAATGGATGTTCTTTTGCTCCAACAGAGGCTCAGTTGCATCTTTCGCATGATGCTGCTCGAAGTAAGAAAGCACTCTCTACTTCCATAAAAAAGGACACTGGAAAGGGTAAATTGGTGGTTAAGGACTCTAGAAATGAATTTAGATCACCTATACTAGATTGTAGCATATGTGGTGCTACTGTTAGGATATTGGACTTCTTAACAATTTCTCGACCTGCCAATTTTGCGCCCAACAACATTGACATTCCTTCCACAAGTAAGAAAATGGGACTGACACGTGGAGTAAGTGCAGCAAGTGGAATCAATGGATGGGTGACTGCTGATGATGCTGATAAAGAACGTATTGAAGACCGTGATGAAGTAGCAACAACGAACGAGGCAACCTTACTGCCAAACACGGATGTTGATTTGAATCTGACAATGGCAGGGGGCTTAAATGTTTCCCAATCCGAAAAGAATACAACCACTGAACATATTCCCAATGGGGATCTGGGAAGGGATCTAATGATTGGGCAACCTTCAGGCAGTGAGGTTGGTGATCGTGCTGCATCATATGAATCAAGAGGTCCGAGCTCCCGCAAACGCAGTTTGGATAAAGATGGGAGTTCAAATGACAGGGCACTAGTGAGGATGCATCAAGCCGATAGTGTTGAAGGAACTGTTATAGATGATGAAGTAACAGATGATAGACAATATTCAGCCGGACCTTCAAAACGTACTCGTGATTCCGAATTTTTTGATACCTTCTGCTCATATCAAAGAGATTCAGCCGGTGCTGGTCCAAGTCATTCCATGGGTTTAGACCTGTCAATGGATGGggaaaaatttaattcatttcagCAAGGAGGTGATCAATATACTGGAATTCAATCAGCTAGGGATTCAACCCGTGCGTCATCTGTTATTGCAATGGACACAGTGTGCCATACTGCTGATGAGGATTCTATGGAAAGTGTTGAAAATTATCCTGGTGATGTTGATGATGTTCATTTTCCATCTTCCAGTACACATGGGAATTTAGACAATAATGAAACGTCAGAACTGATTTATAGCAATCAAGCTCAGCAGAGCATTTTTCTTCGACCGGCATCTGAGGTTCCCGGTGAAATGGGTGTCAGTAGTACAAATGATGGTGAAGAAATATTCAATGCTGATACTGTTACTACTCAGGCAAGGGATGTGTTTAGTTTTGGAATAAGTGGTGGAAGCGTTGGGATGTGTGCTAGCCATGAGGCTGAAATTCATGGGGCTGATGCATCGGTTCATAGGACAGATAGTGTTGTTGGTGATGTTGAACCCAGAATAGAGGACGCAGAGAATCAGGGACAAACTGGTGAATCTGCCCCTGATCCTGGATTAATGGACGACATCATCAGGGAAGATCCTCATGGTGATAGCCAAGAGATGTTTTCTCGGCCGGTAGAAAGAGCTGATAGTGGATCAAAAATTGATGGTTCTGCTAAAGATGATTCTGTTGAAAGCGGTGGAAAGACAAGTCAAAGTTGCAAGACAGTCCTAGTGAATAGCAGTCACAATGCTGATGCACGACCTACTCATGGACAAAATAAGATTGAGGATCCAAATTTGggtatatttttagaattcaGCATAATAGAATCCGGTCTCTTAAAATCTGGCTTAGCAAATTGACTTTATGAAACGTGTTAttccaattttcttctcttagtgATGTGGAACTGTCTTTTTCAGTGCCGCAAAAAGGGGAAAGCAATTATGAAATAGAGTTTGATCCGATAGTACATCACAATCAATTTTGCCCATGGGTAAATGGAAATGTTGCTGCTGCTGGCAGTACAAGTAGTAGCTCCAATGCAGATGCAGTTGCTCTTAGTGGCTGGCAGCTGACGTTAGATGCACTTGATGCTTTGCAATCCCTTGGGCGTACGGGAGTTCAGACGTTGCAATCTGAGTCAGCAGCATCTCTTTACAAggttggtttctttttattatatatttagtatttatattaaatttattaatataattagattattattaggagatattattctagagatattatttgatattatttccttaagtgtatttctctatggttatatataggcttgtatctctactaaataataaatgaaatatagatttattccataaaatcaacatggtatcagagctctAGGGTTTTCGCCTTATTGAATTCTAGCCTCCACATCCCGTTTGATCTCTGCCTCCGTTGATCATTCATCAACGGAGGCAGAATCATCTCTCATTAGCCATCAACGGAGGCAAAATCATCTCCCATTAGCCGAAGCCACCCCTTAGATCTGCAAATCTGCCGTTGTCGTTGCACCTTCCCTTTGCCACTCATTGCTGTTCAAATCTGCCACTATCCAAACCCCAGAAACCCCATTAGTTTTTCACTAGCGTCCGCGGCGGCCATCTCCTTCATAGTTCTTCGTCCGACCTCTTGTTTTTCTGTTAGCCAAGCAGCCGATTGAACCTCTGCCAGTTGAAGCCGAACGCCTCTGCCAGTTGAAGCCGAACGCCCAGCCGAAGAGTTTCGGTTTTGTCCATCGTCCAAGAAGCTCCGCTCGCCGCTGTGTTTCGTTGTCGTTGCTCCATCTTTTTATGTTGTCTCGACAAAACCCATGAAACCCCATGTCCTCAGATCCTCGCATCCGCCTCCAATTTGTTCCAGACCTGTCTGATTTCGTTCAGACCCATTCTTCATGTCTGCCTTTGAAGTTTAGATCGAAGCCCAGATCCAACGACGCCTCCATTCTGTTTTTGTTCAGATCCGCTAAGCCTCTCTGCTCCATTCAGTTCAGTTTCCGTTCTGTTCGCCCCAGATTTCCCGTTTAATCTGATTCTGACTTGCTCTAGTTTAGTTCGTTCAGTTCCATCTGATCCGACAAAACACTTCTGTCCAATTCCGACCTTGTTTTCGTCCAGCTTTGATTCTACTTTGCTTCAgttttgctctttcattttgccccTCGAAGTTCTTGTTTCGTTCTTCCTAGGTTCTGTTATAGATCTCTATACGAGGATCTATGTTTCTATCCCAGAAGTTTTTCGTGGGTTTGTTCTAACCTAGAAgttctttgtgtgtttgttcttcgggttttttattctattctagatatattgtttcttttcttagttcttagcaaactcaagtttgtgatttcaaccttgagtttgagggagggtattaatataattagattattattaGGAGATATAATTctagagatattatttgatattatttccttaagtgtatttctctatggttatatataggcttgtatctctactaaataataaatgaaatatagatttattccataaaatcaacaaaattaatcattgaaaatgatggaatatcttgtttctctttttgcATTCAATCATCACTACACGAATTCTGGTTTCTATGTGAGGAAATCAATCCGTTTGCTTGTCTGACATTAGCATTGTAACAATGCGTCAACAGTTATGGAAAGAAATTTATGGCTGGAgggcacttttttttttttttgttcctgTCTAAAAACGAGGTTTCTTCACCTTACAGAAGCAAGGTGGTGTTAGAActtggaacaaaaaaaattggctCTTTTGACTAATATGCAGCTCACAGACATGAACAGTTTATAAGAGACTGATTGATTGAGTTGAGAAAGTGACTGGGTCAATCATTCACAGTTCAGCAGTTAGCCTTGGCTCACTTATTGTGTATCGGGTCAACAAAGTTTATATGGGGAGATCTTATGTATAAGAAGTCATATCACAGGATAAATATTCACAGGTCAAGTTCTTCGGATGAGAACTTAATCACAAAAGCTTTAATAATATCCACAAGGATATCAAAATACAGCTCCCTCTATCTGCTTCATTCCTGTGATGGTGCACTCTTTCAAAAAGGAATTATAAGCTCTATGAGACCACGTCTTCCTGAATTACTTCTTTGCTGGAACTGGAAgcttttagaatatttttatCTTCACTTTTAGCGATTACATAGCCCTTCCCGTGGACATATACGATGGGACGATTTCTTAAAAGACAACGAAATGCTATAGCTTCtattcatttaatatattaattttcctCTTTGAGCTTGTGGATTGAAGGGAAATTAGAATCTTTAACAACAGAAAGACACCGTATCACTTTGCTCCTTTTAACTCTCTTTCCtcgtcttttaaaaaattaatatacgcaattgtatatattatatatatatatatataatggctCTATCTTTGTTATACActtatatttttcaacaacTATGCTTTCTGATTCACAGTTGGCCAATTGGAAGTGTGTTCTCTAATTTTCTCTGGCTTGGGGCTcatgaaattatttctttatcttAAAAAGTATAGCAATTCCCTGTTTACCAAAAGTATAGCAATTCTCTGAAGAACTTAGTAATGTAATTAGAGATATTATAAggtatattatataattggtTAGAGGTGGTTATGGAGgttgtttatttatagagGGAGTTAGATATTTGGTGAGTGAATAGCGCTTGGGAAAGATGCTAAGAGGGCTGGTGCaagtatattttagtttcCTATATTTTCGGTGTTGGGATACCTCGCTGAGCTCTAAAAAAGTCAGTAGTGGTCAGAGGGATAAGCAGCAGGTAGTGGTCAGAGGAGACATTAACTGTCCACCGAAGAGAAAAGGCAAAGTTGTACAGTTGAGGAATATTTTGTGAATGGTGTTGCTCAAGGATTAGATTGGATTCTATTATTGTCAGTTTCTGTCTTTTACTTCGTATTTCTTAGTATCTTGCAGGATATCTTATTTGGATCGAAAATAGAACCATATTTGAATGTTAAATCACTGAATACATTATCCTCTACATTAATTCGAATGTGGTCTTGCAGGATGATCATCATGGTAAGAAACTGCTGCGACAGCACTCAGCAAGCAGAAGCCAGGGAAACCTTGAGACATGAGCGACCAATTTGAAAGTATTCACAAACCCAAATTTGTCATCTCTAAACTTGATGAATTATCTGCTGAGTATCATGTTTTTTCTTGTCAGCAACCTGCTAGTTTACTGCTGATGAAAGGGCCAAGAAATACAGTGTCTTGAGCGTGAAACGAAACCAGGCAATGTGAGGATGATTCTGAGTTTAgtctccatttcttttttccaatgCTAAGTAATAATTTTCTCAGCACCTGTTTGGTGCAAGTACTAGAACCACTACTC
This genomic interval carries:
- the LOC101212109 gene encoding uncharacterized protein LOC101212109, producing MREEVISSAGTVDPTPAASSAGASSPAVPTNIGSVDGSIRGLGSKAASLSYVGSQPPQPSLSTGVGGSAFGMSRYSCRPWERGDLLRRLATFKPGNWFGKPKVVNSLACAQRGWMNVDVDKIECESCGASLSFELLQSWTSAEVQLAEFTKQLDSGHKVSCPWRGNSCPESLVQFPPTPQSALVGGFKDRCDGLLQFQSLPSIAASAIEQMRIFRGAQLDRLLAQSPNFTMGEINVKPEGTRELLDSSQDGAFYLYSQAQKIISLCGWEPRWHLDVQDCEEHSAQSARNGCSFAPTEAQLHLSHDAARSKKALSTSIKKDTGKGKLVVKDSRNEFRSPILDCSICGATVRILDFLTISRPANFAPNNIDIPSTSKKMGLTRGVSAASGINGWVTADDADKERIEDRDEVATTNEATLLPNTDVDLNLTMAGGLNVSQSEKNTTTEHIPNGDLGRDLMIGQPSGSEVGDRAASYESRGPSSRKRSLDKDGSSNDRALVRMHQADSVEGTVIDDEVTDDRQYSAGPSKRTRDSEFFDTFCSYQRDSAGAGPSHSMGLDLSMDGEKFNSFQQGGDQYTGIQSARDSTRASSVIAMDTVCHTADEDSMESVENYPGDVDDVHFPSSSTHGNLDNNETSELIYSNQAQQSIFLRPASEVPGEMGVSSTNDGEEIFNADTVTTQARDVFSFGISGGSVGMCASHEAEIHGADASVHRTDSVVGDVEPRIEDAENQGQTGESAPDPGLMDDIIREDPHGDSQEMFSRPVERADSGSKIDGSAKDDSVESGGKTSQSCKTVLVNSSHNADARPTHGQNKIEDPNLVPQKGESNYEIEFDPIVHHNQFCPWVNGNVAAAGSTSSSSNADAVALSGWQLTLDALDALQSLGRTGVQTLQSESAASLYKDDHHGKKLLRQHSASRSQGNLET